One genomic window of Magnolia sinica isolate HGM2019 chromosome 3, MsV1, whole genome shotgun sequence includes the following:
- the LOC131240881 gene encoding probable purine permease 4, which produces MENLLPTSHIHTTPQSKDPNSILSDRKPDSRYWILLSINYTALFLGSISSTLLSRFYFIHGGKSRWISTWVQSAGFPILVLPIYLSSLFLSTQQPKPFSHFTPKLLFLSIVIGFFMGLNNFLISWGISYLSVSTSSLLLSSQLAFNLLLSAVLVKQKLTFSNVNCVVLLTLSSVLLALGSSHDRPEGVAKAQFFFGFVSILGAALLFALYLPVMEMVYRKVSTYRMVMEMQVVMEVAATVFSTVGMLAAGGFDEMRKESLSGFDLGSVKYWLTVGFNVVSWQLCFMGTAGIVYLTTSLTGGICMTALLPMNVVGGVWAFGDEFGGGKAVSTVLCFWGFLSYLYGEYRKKRKEGKREERERKEMEMVGPANGRQDGHNGV; this is translated from the coding sequence ATGGAAAACCTCCTTCCAACTTCTCACATCCACACTACCCCACAGTCCAAAGACCCTAATTCAATCCTTTCCGATCGAAAACCCGACTCCCGCTATTGGATTCTCCTCTCCATCAACTACACTGCTCTGTTCCTGGGTTCTATCTCTTCCACCCTGCTTTCAAGGTTCTACTTCATTCATGGCGGAAAAAGCAGGTGGATCTCTACATGGGTCCAATCCGCTGGCTTTCCGATCCTCGTTCTCCCAATCTATCTATCCTCTCTATTCCTCTCCACCCAACAACCAAAACCATTCTCCCATTTCACCCCAAAGCTTCTCTTTCTCTCCATCGTCATTGGGTTTTTCATGGGTTTGAACAACTTTCTAATCTCGTGGGGAATATCATATCTCTCTGTTTCAACCTCATCTCTCCTCCTCTCTTCCCAGCTCGCCTTCAACCTCCTCCTCTCAGCTGTTCTCGTGAAGCAAAAGCTCACCTTCTCGAACGTAAATTGCGTGGTCCTGCTCACTCTCAGCTCCGTCCTTCTCGCATTGGGATCAAGCCATGACCGCCCGGAAGGCGTTGCCAAGGCCCAATTCTTCTTTGGCTTCGTCTCAATCCTCGGCGCTGCCCTCCTCTTCGCTCTCTACCTCCCAGTAATGGAGATGGTGTATAGGAAGGTCTCCACGTACAGGATGGTGATGGAAATGCAGGTGGTGATGGAGGTCGCAGCGACGGTGTTTTCGACGGTCGGGATGCTCGCTGCAGGTGGGTTTGATGAGATGAGGAAGGAAAGCTTGagtggttttgatttaggctcTGTGAAGTATTGGTTAACGGTGGGATTTAACGTCGTTAGCTGGCAGCTCTGTTTCATGGGGACAGCAGGAATCGTCTACCTAACGACGTCACTAACGGGAGGGATTTGCATGACGGCGTTACTGCCCATGAACGTCGTGGGAGGCGTTTGGGCGTTTGGGGATGAGTTTGGAGGTGGAAAGGCGGTTTCGACGGTTCTGTGTTTCTGGGGTTTTTTGTCGTATCTGTACGGAGAGTAcaggaagaagaggaaagaagggaagagggaggagagagagaggaaagagatggagatggtgggccctgcaaatggACGGCAGGATGGACACAATGGGGTTTGA